The following are encoded together in the Culex pipiens pallens isolate TS chromosome 1, TS_CPP_V2, whole genome shotgun sequence genome:
- the LOC120420792 gene encoding DNA repair protein RAD51 homolog A produces MAAAQQAQKPAKEKTAAAAAPTVEEEEDDYGPILIGKLEGNGITSGDLKKLGEAGFHTVESVAFAPKKQLIAIKGISEAKADKIILEASKLVPLGFTTATEYHQKRSEIIQLTTGSKELDKLLGGGIETGSITELFGEFRTGKTQLCHTLAVTCQLPVSQNGGEGKCLYIDTEGTFRPERLLAVADRYKLVGSDVLDNVAYARAYNSDHQMQLLVQASAMMAESRYALLIVDSATALFRTDYAGRGELNARQVNLGKFLRMLLRLADEFGVAVIITNQVVAQVDASAMFTPDPKKPIGGHIIAHASTTRLYLRKGRGETRVCKIYDSPCLPESEAMYAINADGIGDAKE; encoded by the exons ATGGCAGCTGCCCAGCAAGCGCAGAAACCGGCGAAGGAAAAGACCGCGGCCGCTGCGGCCCCAACGgttgaggaggaggaggacgattACGGTCCGATTCTGATCGGTAAACTAGAG GGCAACGGAATCACCAGCGGTGACCTCAAGAAGCTCGGCGAGGCCGGCTTTCACACGGTGGAGTCGGTGGCCTTCGCACCAAAAAAGCAACTCATCGCCATCAAGGGAATCTCCGAGGCGAAGGCGGACAAAATCATCCTCGAAGCGTCCAAGCTGGTTCCGCTGGGCTTCACGACCGCCACCGAGTACCACCAGAAGCGCTCGGAGATCATCCAACTGACCACCGGCTCGAAAGAGCTGGACAAGCTGCTGGGAGGAGGAATCGAAACCGGAAGCATCACCGAGCTGTTCGGAGAGTTCCGAACGGGTAAAACCCAGCTCTGTCATACGCTGGCCGTGACCTGCCAGCTGCCGGTCAGTCAAAACGGCGGAGAAGGCAAGTGTCTGTACATCGACACGGAAGGAACCTTCCGGCCTGAGCGACTGCTAGCCGTGGCCGACCGCTACAAACTGGTCGGTTCCGACGTCCTGGACAACGTGGCGTACGCCCGAGCCTACAACTCAGACCACCAGATGCAACTGCTCGTGCAGGCCTCCGCAATGATGGCCGAATCCCGTTACGCCCTGCTCATCGTGGACAGCGCAACCGCCCTCTTCCGAACCGACTACGCCGGCCGCGGAGAACTCAACGCGCGTCAAGTCAACCTCGGTAAATTCCTCCGGATGCTGCTCCGTCTCGCGGACGAATTCGGTGTGGCCGTCATCATCACGAACCAAGTTGTGGCCCAGGTGGATGCGTCCGCCATGTTTACGCCGGATCCGAAGAAGCCCATCGGAGGTCACATCATCGCGCACGCCTCGACGACGCGGCTTTACCTGCGCAAGGGTCGGGGTGAGACGCGAGTGTGCAAGATTTACGATTCGCCGTGCCTTCCGGAGAGTGAAGCCATGTACGCGATCAACGCGGACGGGATTGGCGATGCCAAGGAGTGA
- the LOC120420790 gene encoding NADPH-dependent diflavin oxidoreductase 1 produces the protein MSSPRKLTILYGSQSGTAQDLAEQIWRDSKLYHLRGSVAAMDEYDIGQLIEERFVVLVCSTYGQGEEPDNMKRFWRFLLRKSLPLDSLRGMWFGVLGLGDSRYPKFNYVAKRLHKRLIQLGGQAMLPVGLCDEQHDLGYGAVFMPWINDFWKRLEELSPIPDGLKKLDESPREYRWTVRRSEEPVEEQEEVDMYADVKVDNVFVSEVEENRRTTPEDHFQDVRLITFPRRDANWTAGDVVYVRPHNSPEDVDRLFELFEEHGLNLHKDTVITVEAIDSELPVPPILSKPLPLGRLATQYWDLTAIPRARAFAVLARTCPNELEREKLLEFASYEGQEELYSYANRPRRTILEVLRDFPHACDSLTLAALFELFQPIKPRAFSIASAAASGKLRILVAVIEYRTKLKEPRRGLCSNWLKRLEVGTKLRMWTRKGTFQLPKDVTTPIVMVGPGTGLAPFRAVLEERELSVDATGPLVLFFGCRNAHSDFHCEEDLRRMERSGLLTLFCAFSRDQEDKVYVQHLIRKQGDLLKKLLVERNGVFLLSGSSKNMPEAVCEALGEALGDSAYVEEMKKSERYQEETWQ, from the exons ATGTCCTCCCCTCGCAAGCTGACCATCTTGTACGGCAGCCAGTCCGGCACGGCCCAGGACCTGGCGGAGCAGATCTGGCGCGACTCGAAGCTGTACCACCTGCGTGGTTCCGTGGCCGCCATGGATGAGTACGACATCGGCCAGCTGATCGAGGAACGGTTCGTGGTGCTGGTCTGTTCGACGTACGGCCAGGGCGAGGAACCGGACAACATGAAGCGCTTTTGGCGGTTCCTGCTGCGGAAGAGTTTGCCGCTGGATTCGCTGCGTGGGATGTGGTTCGGAGTGCTCGGGTTGGGCGATTCGCGCTATCCCAAGTTTAACTACGTGGCGAAACGACTTCACAAGAGGTTGATTCAGCTCGGGGGTCAAGCCATGCTTCCTGTAGGGCTGTGTGACGAACAGCATGACCTTGGCTATGGGGCCGTCTTTATGCCGTGGATCAACGACTTTTGGAAGCGACTGGAGGAGTTGAGTCCGATTCCGGATGGGTTGAAAAAGTTGGATGAAAGTCCTCGCGAGTACCGGTGGACGGTACGACGGTCGGAAGAACCTGTCGAGGAGCAGGAAGAGGTGGACATGTATGCCGACGTCAAAGTGGACAACGTGTTCGTTTCGGAGGTGGAGGAGAATCGACGAACCACGCCGGAGGATCACTTCCAGGACGTGCGATTGATAACTTTCCCGAGGAGAGACGCGAATTGGACTGCGGGTGACGTGGTCTACGTCAGGCCGCACAACTCACCGGAGGACGTAGATCGACTGTTCGAGTTGTTCGAGGAACATGGACTAAATCTGCACAAGGACACGGTCATCACGGTGGAAGCGATCGATTCGG AACTCCCCGTCCCTCCCATCCTCTCCAAACCCCTCCCCCTGGGCCGCCTCGCCACCCAGTACTGGGACCTCACCGCCATTCCACGGGCACGTGCCTTCGCCGTCCTGGCGCGAACCTGCCCCAACGAACTGGAGCGCGAAAAGCTGCTCGAGTTTGCCAGCTACGAGGGCCAGGAAGAGCTGTACTCGTACGCGAACCGGCCCCGACGCACCATTCTCGAGGTGCTGCGTGACTTTCCCCATGCGTGCGATTCGCTCACGCTGGCCGCCCTCTTTGAGCTGTTCCAGCCGATCAAACCGCGGGCGTTTTCGATCGCCTCGGCGGCCGCGAGCGGCAAGTTGCGCATTTTGGTGGCGGTTATCGAGTACCGGACGAAGCTGAAGGAACCGCGGCGGGGACTGTGCTCGAACTGGCTGAAGCGACTCGAAGTGGGGACGAAGCTGAGGATGTGGACGAGGAAAGGCACGTTCCAGCTGCCGAAGGATGTG ACTACCCCGATCGTTATGGTCGGTCCCGGCACGGGACTCGCGCCCTTCCGGGCGGTACTGGAAGAACGTGAGCTGTCGGTGGACGCCACCGGTCCGTTGGTGCTTTTCTTCGGCTGCCGTAACGCCCATTCGGATTTTCACTGCGAGGAAGATCTGCGGCGCATGGAACGGTCCGGTCTGTTGACGCTATTTTGTGCGTTTTCGCGTGACCAGGAGGACAAGGTGTACGTGCAACACTTGATTCGGAAGCAGGGAGATCTGCTGAAAAAGCTTCTGGTGGAGCGAAACGGAGTGTTTTTGCTGTCGGGCAGTTCCAAGAACATGCCGGAAGCCGTTTGCGAAGCACTGGGTGAAGCGTTGGGAGATTCGGCTTATGTTGAGGAAATGAAAAAGAGCGAGCGATATCAGGAAGAGACTTGGCAATAG
- the LOC120420794 gene encoding U3 small nucleolar ribonucleoprotein protein IMP4: protein MLRRQARLRREYLFRKATEGKHKALQDKKSKIKKALEDHTPIHGDLKRDALKLQDKLKWDDAGPQRAAEIGGISGGANTANSQDDEYRFAGCEDPKIMITTSRDPSAKLKQFVKEIRLIFPNAQRMNRGNFEMKQLIHACRANNVTDFIVIHEHRGVPDNLIICHLPYGPTACFNLSGVVMRHDIPDIGPMSEQKPHLIFHNFKTKLAERTMSILKYLFPVPKEESKRVMTFANHDDYISFRHHTFKTVERELVMTEVGPRFQLKLYQIKLGTLDELEAADTEWVYRPYMNTAGKRRFLSDEDGWQQDDDV from the coding sequence atgcTGCGTCGCCAAGCGCGTCTCCGCCGGGAGTACCTGTTTCGGAAGGCGACCGAGGGCAAACACAAGGCGCTGCAGGACAAAAAGTCCAAAATCAAGAAAGCCCTCGAGGACCACACGCCGATCCACGGAGATCTGAAACGGGACGCGTTGAAGCTCCAGGACAAGCTCAAGTGGGACGATGCGGGACCGCAGCGAGCGGCCGAGATTGGAGGGATTAGCGGTGGGGCTAATACGGCCAATTCGCAGGACGACGAGTATCGGTTCGCGGGTTGTGAAGATCCGAAGATAATGATCACGACTTCGCGCGATCCGTCGGCCAAGTTGAAGCAGTTTGTGAAGGAGATTCGGTTGATCTTTCCGAACGCACAGCGCATGAACCGCGGTAACTTTGAGATGAAGCAGCTGATTCACGCCTGCCGGGCGAACAACGTGACGGATTTCATCGTGATTCACGAGCACCGGGGCGTTCCGGACAATCTGATCATTTGCCACCTGCCGTACGGACCGACGGCGTGCTTCAACCTTTCGGGGGTGGTGATGCGTCACGACATTCCGGACATAGGGCCGATGAGCGAGCAGAAGCCGCACCTGATCTTCCACAACTTTAAAACGAAACTGGCCGAACGGACCATGTCGATCCTGAAGTACCTGTTTCCGGTGCCCAAGGAAGAGTCGAAGCGGGTGATGACCTTCGCCAACCACGACGACTACATCAGCTTCCGGCATCACACGTTCAAGACGGTTGAACGCGAACTGGTCATGACCGAGGTGGGACCGCGCTTCCAGCTGAAGCTGTACCAGATCAAGCTGGGCACGCTGGACGAGCTGGAGGCGGCCGACACGGAGTGGGTCTACCGACCGTACATGAACACCGCCGGCAAGAGGCGGTTCTTGTCCGACGAGGACGGATGGCAACAGGATGATGATGTTTGA
- the LOC120420793 gene encoding THO complex subunit 3, whose protein sequence is MVSPKTQVEELQEYFKTHNKTREATKAHSAKVHSVGWNCDGKRLASGSFDKSVVIFTLDRERLNKESTYRGHTGSVDQLCWHASMPDLLSTASGDKTVRIWDARVGKCATIINTKGENINITWSPDGNTIAVGNKEDLVTFIDARMHKILAEEQFSFEVNEIAWSNGSDLFFLTNGQGCVHILNYPDLNLQQVLKAHPSTCICIEFDPTGKYFATGSADALVSLWDAEELACLRVFSRLDWPVRTISFSHDGKLLASASEDLIIDIGDTETGEKVADISVDAATFTVAWHPKQYILAYACDDKDANDRRRDAGSLKVWGFTE, encoded by the exons ATGGTCTCGCCGAAAACGCAGGTCGAGGAGCTGCAGGAGTACTTCAAGACGCACAACAAAACGCGCGAAGCCACCAAAGCACACAGCGCCAAGGTTCACTCCGTCGGCTGGAACTGCGACGGGAAGCGGCTTGCGTCCGGTTCCTTCGACAAGTCGGTGGTCATTTTCACGCTGGACCGGGAGCGGTTG AACAAGGAGAGCACGTACCGTGGCCACACCGGTTCCGTGGATCAGCTGTGCTGGCACGCGTCCATGCCGGACCTGCTGAGTACGGCCAGCGGGGACAAGACGGTTCGGATATGGGACGCCCGCGTGGGCAAATGTGCCACCATCATCAACACCAAGGGGGAGAACATTAACATAACTTGGTCTCCGGACGGGAACACGATTGCCGTGGGCAACAAGGAAGATCTGGTGACATTCATCGACGCCCGGATGCACAAGATTCTGGCCGAGGAGCAGTTTTCGTTCGAGGTCAATGAGATCGCCTGGAGCAACGGGAGCGATCTGTTCTTCCTGACGAATGGCCAAGGTTGCGTGCACATATTGAACTACCCGGATCTGAACCTGCAACAGGTGCTGAAGGCCCATCCGAGCACGTGCATCTGCATTGAGTTCGACCCAACGGGGAAGTACTTTGCCACGGGTTCGGCTGACGCCTTGGTGTCCCTCTGGGACGCCGAAGAGTTGGCCTGCCTGCGAGTGTTCTCCAGACTGGACTGGCCCGTTCGAACCATTTCGTTCAGCCACGACGGAAAGCTGCTTGCATCGGCCAGCGAAGATCTGATCATCGACATTGGAGACACGGAGACGGGCGAAAAGGTGGCGGACATTTCCGTTGACGCCGCCACCTTCACCGTCGCCTGGCACCCGAAGCAGTACATCTTGGCGTACGCTTGTGACGACAAAGACGCCAACGATCGACGCCGGGACGCGGGCAGCTTGAAAGTGTGGGGCTTCACCGAGTAA
- the LOC120420789 gene encoding oocyte zinc finger protein XlCOF6-like, which yields MNPPVPDTSTICRVCMTMAKGDGHAVELVSLYTLSPSVPEQISLHEMLKAICAPVFDKPASPETMPENACTGCRNDIIAAFRLHQQCVETDRLLGELLAVKQEEQKQFCGEEEEDMKVDGEDPLMSCERREVIKVEMLDLLEKVDEGDSSEESDCETQEGAKGSMKCKICSEIFNDVSKLSSHMKDEHRLYLCKECGEVCKSEHSLAYHIVKHKEKDISNCSGCGKQFATSHTMQRHKKGGFCPGEGERTEKVAKPEPTFRCDPCNETFQTIGSFNYHKTKHCGPTACAGCHKSFASPSTLKIHIRSGVCSAVQDEQPSTSGAGLMIKCNICDLLFETEKALKDHRIKHATPTVCPGCDKTFASKISLAAHIRKGLCPTGKTKMDLLKIKEGPVFCDKCGKQFSKQSKLQLHINHGFCEKSEASAQARTCKICKEEQQSMYKLGIHMKEKHPEKLFSCDICGTGSTTEQGLERHKKIHIEGKLAFCCPVCQEDFPTKRMLRSHRIAHAGPQKCNVCDKVVTSKSAMRSHMLRHTGERKFFCDHCPMRFFTAVEKAQHLVTHTREQNWICDTCGSRFTKKTSLQIHIKEIHERRRDHACTLCNYVCAKTSQLKRHMLTHTGEKPFKCTHCEQAYAQSNDLTKHVARVHSDGKAYPCDRCNESFRLLLELRQHYRVHVKEGEDDPQGGTVRFTTMAVLSRRLDVERQQQQQQMEEGGSN from the exons ATGAACCCACCCGTACCGGACACGTCGACCATCTGCCGGGTGTGCATGACGATGGCCAAGGGCGACGGCCACGCGGTCGAGCTGGTCAGCTTGTACACGCTATCGCCCTCGGTTCCGGAGCAGATCAGCCTGCACGAGATGCTGAAGGCGATCTGCGCTCCGGTGTTTGACAAACCGGCGTCCCCGGAAACGATGCCGGAGAATGCCTGTACGGGCTGTCGGAACGACATCATAGCGGCCTTCCGGTTGCACCAGCAGTGCGTCGAGACGGACCGACTGCTCGGGGAGTTGCTGGCGGTGAAGCAGGAGGAGCAGAAGCAGTTTTGTGGCGAGGAGGAGGAAGACATGAAGGTGGATGGCGAGGATCCGCTGATGAGCTGCGAGCGGCGCGAAGTTATCAAGGTTGAGATGCTGGACTTGCTGGAGAAGGTGGATGAGGGGGATAGTTCGGAGGAATCGGACTGCGAAACGCAGGAAGGTGCTAAGGGCAGTATGAAGTGTAAGATTTGTTCAGAGATTTTCAACGACGTCTCCAAGTTGAGCTCGCACATGAAGGATGAACACAGATTATATCTTTGCAAGGAGTGCGGTGAGGTTTGCAAATCGGAACATTCTTTGGCCTATCACATTGTTAAGCACAAAGAGAAGGACATTTCCAATTGCTCCGGTTGTGGGAAACAATTTGCGACCTCACATACCATGCAAAGGCACAAGAAAGGTGGTTTCTGTCCGGGAGAGGGCGAGAGGACGGAAAAGGTAGCCAAGCCTGAACCGACGTTTAGGTGTGACCCGTGTAACGAAACGTTTCAAACGATAGGGTCCTTTAATTACCACAAAACGAAGCATTGTGGTCCAACCGCTTGTGCGGGTTGCCACAAAAGCTTCGCGTCGCCGTCAACGTTGAAGATCCACATCAGATCTGGAGTTTGCAGTGCAGTACAGGACGAACAACCTTCGACGTCCGGGGCTGGTTTGATGATAAAGTGCAACATTTGCGATCTACTGTTCGAAACGGAAAAGGCCTTGAAAGACCACCGAATCAAGCATGCAACGCCAACGGTTTGCCCTGGATGCGACAAGACCTTTGCGTCAAAAATAAGTCTGGCTGCACACATACGAAAGGGATTATGTCCAACGGGGAAGACAAAAATGGATCTGCTGAAGATAAAGGAAGGACCTGTGTTTTGTGACAAGTGCGGCAAGCAGTTTTCGAAGCAATCGAAATTGCAGCTTCACATTAATCATGGCTTCTGTGAAAAAAGTGAAGCATCAGCCCAGGCTCGAACGTGTAAAATTTGCAAAGAGGAACAACAATCCATGTACAAGCTCGGTATCCACATGAAGGAGAAGCATCCAGAAAAGCTGTTTTCGTGCGACATTTGTGGAACAGGTTCGACGACAGAACAAGGCCTGGAAAGGCACAAGAAAATCCACATCGAAGGCAAGTTGGCGTTTTGCTGTCCTGTCTGCCAAGAGGACTTTCCGACGAAACGAATGTTGCGCTCACATCGAATCGCTCATGCCGGCCCGCAGAAATGTAACGTTTGCGATAAAGTCGTAACGTCCAAGAGCGCCATGAGGTCCCACATGCTGCGGCATACCGGCGAGAGGAAATTTTTCTGCGACCACTGCCCCATGCGGTTCTTCACAGCGGTCGAAAAAGCGCAGCACCTGGTCACGCACACCAGAGAACAGAACTGGATTTGTGACACGTGCGGTTCCAGATTCACCAAGAAGACGTCACTGCAAATCCACATCAAAGAGATTCACGAAC GGCGGCGCGACCATGCCTGCACGCTGTGCAATTACGTCTGCGCGAAAACTTCCCAGCTAAAGCGTCACATGCTCACACACACGGGAGAAaaacccttcaaatgtacgcactGCGAGCAGGCTTACGCGCAAAGCAACGATCTGACCAAGCACGTGGCTCGGGTGCACTCGGACGGGAAGGCCTACCCGTGCGATCGGTGCAACGAGTCGTTCCGGCTGTTGCTGGAGCTTAGGCAGCACTACCGGGTGCACGTGAAGGAAGGAGAGGATGACCCACAGGGTGGGACGGTCAGGTTTACCACCATGGCGGTGCTGAGCCGGCGGCTGGACGTGGAacgacaacagcagcagcagcagatggaGGAGGGCGGTTCGAATTAA
- the LOC120420791 gene encoding zinc finger protein OZF-like, whose translation MTNHTLLNPNSRPLCRVCSLAKEGHLTNLYDASTFVRGQPNLHTMLRAVCAPVFDKPDSPGMPTNVCAVCRNATIAAYKLHKLCIESDRKLAEMLVVQEEPEEAFVEVKEEVVVEQTKLDDPFDRSDEEISEEDNVEEKPAEPEKRQKEDYYAKRTCKVCSGDFPTIRDMLDHMKKFHPNVKCEKIPGPRLFNMPNRKCKGKHRCKLCSDAFRTRDGLVAHSKSAHPGVAFVCQSCKIIFLSEAELESHKEMHITGKKYECDICHKRFRHSQTAKSHRTTHFGPYPCPTCGKTFSILSSFKLHMARHAGIKRFACSLCSNRFITKGELIQHRITHTKQRNYVCETCGSQFGKSDTLTRHVERVHTSERRYVCTVCEMKFNCPGRLKRHGLTHTGEKPYKCPFCQRGFNQTNDLVKHAKNHVQGPFGCDRCGESFRLMRELRDHYGPAHVASGEQVDELLWTSLAALERLAEKMRKEGKKVNQC comes from the exons ATG ACCAATCACACACTGTTAAATCCGAACTCTAGACCCCTCTGCCGCGTGTGCTCCCTGGCCAAGGAGGGACATCTCACCAACCTGTACGACGCATCAACGTTCGTCCGAGGTCAACCCAACTTGCATACCATGCTGCGGGCCGTTTGCGCGCCGGTTTTTGACAAACCGGACTCCCCGGGAATGCCGACCAACGTGTGCGCCGTTTGCCGAAACGCCACCATCGCGGCTTACAAGCTTCACAAACTGTGCATAGAGTCCGACCGGAAACTGGCGGAAATGTTGGTTGTACAGGAAGAACCGGAAGAAGCCTTTGTCGAGGTGAAAGAGGAAGTGGTTGTGGAACAGACCAAGCTGGATGACCCATTCGATCGGTCCGATGAGGAAATCTCCGAGGAAGATAATGTTGAGGAGAAACCGGCGGAGCCCGAGAAAAGGCAGAAGGAGGACTACTATGCCAAGCGAACCTGCAAGGTTTGTTCAGGTGATTTCCCTACAATACGAGATATGCTGGACCACATGAAAAAGTTCCACCCAAATGTGAAATGTGAGAAAATACCGGGACCAAGACTGTTCAACATGCCGAACCGGAAATGTAAGGGAAAACACCGTTGTAAGCTATGTTCGGATGCGTTCAGAACCCGCGATGGGCTTGTAGCGCATAGCAAGAGTGCTCATCCAGGAGTGGCCTTCGTCTGCCAGTCGTGTAAGATAATATTTTTGAGTGAAGCTGAATTGGAGAGTCACAAAGAAATGCACATAACAGGGAAAAAGTACGAATGCGACATATGTCATAAACGCTTTCGCCATAGTCAAACAGCCAAGAGCCACAGGACCACTCATTTCGGGCCGTATCCCTGCCCAACGTGTGGCAAAACGTTTAGCATTCTctcaagcttcaagcttcatATGGCAAGACACGCCGGAATCAAGCGATTCGCTTGTTCGTTGTGCTCAAATCGTTTCATCACCAAGGGCGAGCTCATCCAGCACAGGATTACTCACACTAAGCAGC GCAATTATGTGTGCGAAACCTGCGGATCTCAGTTTGGCAAGTCGGATACGTTAACACGGCATGTCGAACGTGTTCATACATCAGAACGACGCTATGTTTGTACGGTGTGTGAAATGAA ATTCAATTGCCCCGGTCGGCTGAAGCGCCACGGGCTAACACACACAGGCGAAAAGCCCTACAAGTGTCCGTTTTGCCAGCGGGGCTTCAACCAGACCAACGACCTTGTGAAGCATGCCAAAAACCACGTGCAGGGTCCGTTTGGATGCGATCGGTGCGGCGAATCGTTCCGATTGATGCGCGAGCTGCGTGACCACTACGGCCCTGCCCACGTAGCTTCCGGCGAGCAAGTTGATGAGTTGCTGTGGACGAGCCTCGCGGCGTTGGAACGGCTGGCGGAGAAAATGCGAAAGGAGGGCAAGAAGGTGAACCAATGTTGA